One window of Nicotiana tomentosiformis chromosome 11, ASM39032v3, whole genome shotgun sequence genomic DNA carries:
- the LOC104092108 gene encoding thaumatin-like protein 1, producing MRVYFLIAVIFSVFFLYGSYATKFTIKNNCDHTIWPATQTSQGATIPTGFLLASKATQTLEIPNSWSGRLWARYLCAQYGRNFTCVSGDCATGQITCNGAGGIPPITIVQFTLSSWSGGNDFYSVSIVDGFNLPVSVIPINRPDCSQIGCLVDLNDVHCAEQDEFEVRDQGNNVIGCKSACMAYQRDDLCCTGAYSSPQTCKPSSYSKEYKGFCPNSYTYPFDEDALFTCTGADYMIIFCPWGQGLA from the exons ATGAGGGTATATTTTCTCATTGCTGTTATCTTCTCGGTGTTCTTCCTctatg GATCTTATGCAACCAAATTCACAATAAAGAACAACTGCGATCACACAATTTGGCCAGCTACACAAACTAGCCAAGGAGCGACGATTCCTACAGGATTCTTATTAGCATCAAAAGCAACACAAACACTTGAGATACCAAACTCATGGTCAGGAAGATTATGGGCAAGATATCTTTGCGCCCAATACGGTAGAAATTTTACTTGTGTTAGCGGAGATTGTGCAACGGGCCAAATAACGTGCAATGGTGCTGGTGGTATTCCACCAATAACCATTGTACAATTTACATTATCAAGCTGGTCTGGGGGAAATGATTTTTACTCTGTTAGCATAGTCGATGGTTTTAATCTACCAGTCTCTGTTATCCCTATAAATAGACCTGATTGCAGTCAAATAGGTTGTCTTGTGGATTTGAACGACGTGCACTGTGCAGAACAAGATGAGTTTGAAGTACGAGATCAAGGTAATAATGTCATTGGGTGCAAAAGCGCATGTATGGCGTATCAGCGGGATGATTTATGTTGTACTGGTGCATATAGTTCTCCACAAACATGCAAGCCGTCGAGCTACTCTAAAGAATACAAGGGATTCTGTCCTAATTCTTATACTTATCCTTTTGACGAAGATGCTTTATTTACATGTACAGGAGCTGACTACATGATTATTTTTTGTCCATGGGGACAGGGCCTTGCATAA